The Bacillota bacterium genomic interval TGGGAATTGATTTGCTCCGATGGAGACACCTGCCTGCGAATCCAATGTTCCGAATTTAATAGGTGCTTTTTTCATCGGGCGCGCCGGCAGGCTTTGGATGCCGATTTGCTGGTTGCAAACCACCATTTGTTGTTTGCCGACATCAGCTTGCGGGCTCAGGGTGTGGATATTGGAGTCATGCCCGCTTATGATTGTATAATTCTTGACGAAGCCCACAATGTGGAGGCAGTTGCTACAACCTGGTTTGGCGCGCGGGTGACAGGGCCCGGCATCACCCGTCAGCTTTCCCGCTTGTACGCCAGTAAAGGCAATAAGATCCGGGGACTGCTTCCGCTGCTGGAGCGAAAAATGCTCGCAGCCGATGTTCACAAGGATTCACCGGTATTTTCCCGCCTACAGCAGTTGCCAGGTAATATTGTCCGGGTGCGGGAGAGCATTGCTCACCTTTTTTCGCTTGCGCTTCAGATGGTTGACTCCCGGCAGCGCGGGGAAGGGAAATTACGTCTGACTGCCACTGAGACTGGTGGCCAGGAGTGGCAGCGGGTCGCGGGCCAGGCGCGTTTAGCTTTACAGAATTTAAATCTTTTAATTAAAGAACTTACAAGCTTGTTAAATGGTGTGGAGGACCTGGGGCCTTCCAAGCTGGAAGACTTTTTGTCCCAGGCCGTGGAGTTGGGCTCAATAATAAAGCGGTTGACGACAGCAAACGCCAACCTCTCTGAGCTGATATTTGAGCCAGATGCGGAGCGGGTGCGCTGGTTGGAGGCATACACGGCCGGGCGTGAGCGAAGGGCAGCGTTTGTCGACGCGCCTCTAAGCGTCGCCAAAGGGCTGGAAGCTGAAGTCTGGAGGCGCCTGCGAACCACGGTCCTGACTTCCGCCACTTTAGCCGTGGATGGAGATTTTAGCTATATTCGGCAGCGACTCGGTTTGGAGAGCTGGGATGGAGTGAAGGAACTTGTGTGCGCATCTCCTTTTGATTATCGCAACCAGGTTCTGCTGGGGGTGCCTAGCGATGTCCCGGCTCCAGATGAAAAAGAGTTTGCCAGTTTTATTTCCCGGGCAATAGAACAGTCGCTTCTGACGACCCAGGGCCGGGCGCTGGTTTTGTTTACATCGTTCTCGCTTTTGCGGAAGACTGCCGAAGCAATTGGCCCAGCAATGAGCGCTGCGCAAATTAACCTGCTGTGCCAAGGGGAGCTTCCTCGGGGGCAGCTTTTGAGTATGTTTCGTTCTGATGTCCATTCGGCGCTTTTGGCAACGGCTTCGTTTTGGGAAGGCGTGGATGTTATCGGTGAAAGTCTTAGTAGTTTGATAATCACAAGACTGCCGTTCACTGTACCTGATGAACCTGTTACCCAAGCGCGCGTTGAAAAGCTGGCGGCGGAGGGGAAAAATCCGTTTTACCAGTTCCAGGTCCCCCAGGCGGTGCTTCGTTTTAAGCAAGGTTTTGGACGCTTAATTCGCAGCAACAGCGATCGGGGCGTGGTCCTTCTCCTTGATAACCGCATCCATAGTAAAAGATATGGGCGACAGTTTCTAAAGTCGCTGCCGCCCTGTCCGCAGATTTATTTGCCCTTGTCAGAAGTTTTGCTCCGTCAGAAAGAATTTTTAGAACCTAACAGCAACCCTCAATAAACGGGCAGTCGCCTTCACATTGCCGACAATGGTCCAATGTGACTGAATCGCGATGTCGCTCGTTTTCGCCATTAAAGGCACTGCGCAGTCGTTTCAGGATCATTGTTTCACCCTCCAGTCTTTAGTCAAGAATAGTATGCCCAACTAATCGTTTTCATTGTTATTATCCAGGTCATTTTCTTCATCGCCATTTCCTTCGTCATTCTCATCGTCATTTTCGCCATCCTCTTCTCCGTCACCTGGTGGCTGCTGTCCATCTCCAGGAGTGTCAGGCCCATGGAACCAGCAGGTGTTGGTGGGGTTCCAGACGCTGTCACGTGGAACTTGGCGTCGCAGGTTGTCCGGGCAATAGGGGTTAGCTAATAACCATGTGCTGGTGCAGATCTCGATAATATTCGCTGTGTGGATTTCGCAGCGTCTAGTGGGAACGGTTCCCGGCAGAAACAGCTCGTTATGAGTCTCCGGGCAGTTTGGCGTCGCCAGCTGACCGCTGTCCAAGCAGATGATTGCTTCATCAATGCCTGGGGGACGACTGAAACCAGGCGGAGGGGAGTCTTGATAGGAACGGCTGATAAACTCCCGCCAGGCCGGGGCAGCTATGGTTACAGAATCGCCAAGAGTTGTTTCAATATTTGAGTCAAACCCAAAGAACACGCTGGCTACAACATCACTGGTTAAACCGACAAAGACCAGATTGTTAGGGGACTGATTGGTCCCGGTCTTGCCGGCGGTAGCGAAAGGGAGCCCGCCGGCGCCTCTGACATCCTGGAGCATGTTGGTTGTTATGTATGCCACCCGCGGGTCAATCACCGGTTCGCGTTGTGGGGATGCCTGATAGAGAACAAGGCCGTTTTGGTCGCGTATCTCCTCAATTGTATATGGGGTAACACTATAACCGCCATTGCCTAGGGGCACATATGACAATGTTAGGTCCATGATTGTAGATGTAGGGCTGAGAGGTGTTTGCAGGTTGCCTGTGTTTTGGTCTAAGTCTCTATCGCCCAACTGGGGATTTAGCCGCCTGGCCATTTCATGGATTGTTTCGGTTCCAATTGCCTGATGCACTTTTACTGCGACGACATTGCATGAATCAACAAGTGCTTCGCGGATGCGTAGTGGTCGATTGTGATACTGGTTGTTCCAGTCGATGGGAACATAGGGGGTTGCGTTACCTGGACGGGTGAACTCAGTCTGCTGGCATTCAACAGTGGTGGCGGCAGTATATCCCGTTTCCAGGGCGGCAGCATAAAGAACACCCTTATATGCGGAACCCAAGCGGTAATTTCGGGTGGCCCGCGGAAAATCACCGGTCAGGTCAATACTTTCTACAATTGCAGCAATGCCACCTGTTTCCGAGTCAATAGCAACAAGGGCTGCCTGCACCCGTTCATCCTGCTCCAGCAGTTGCTCCCCACGTTCGGTAATCACTTGCTCGGCGGCAATTTGCATTTGCAGGGAGAGTGTGGTGGTTATTTGCAAGCCCTGATTATAGATCAGGTTTGTCAGTTCCTTGTCTTCCAAGCCAGGATATCTTTCTGCAAGTACAGTCCTGGCTTCCGCTTCTACCCGTTGTCGGAAGTGGTTGGCGCGGATTGTTCTTTCCTGAAGGGGCGCAGCTTCCAAAGTAATGGCCGCTGCTTCCGCCCGTTCTGCTTCAGTTATATAGCCATATTCAGCCATCCTGGCCAGGACTACGTTTTTTCGCTCATTGGACCGTTCCGGATTTCTGCGCAGGGAGTAGAGCGCCGGTCCCCGGGGGATGCCGGCAAGAAGGGCGGATTCAGCCAAACTCAACTCGGAAGCCGACTTACCAAAATAATACTGGGCCGCGGCTTCGACACCAAACCGACCATGGTCAAAGTATATACGATTCATATAGCGTTCCAGGATTTCATCTTTTGTAAAAGTCTGTTCCAATTTTATCGCATAAACGGCTTCGCGAATCTTACGCTGGAGCGTGCGGGCGGCGCCGGTTGTGTCAATAAAGTATTCGTTTTTTGCAAGCTGCTGGGTTATCGTGCTGCCCCCTTCCACCACCCGGCGCCCCTGCAGGTTGCGCCAAAGAGCGCGTCCGATTCCCCATACGTCTAGGCCAAAGTGCTGATAAAAGCGGGAATCCTCCACGGCAATAAACGCATTAATCAGGTCTGGAGACATTTCATCAAGGCTTACCACTGTCCGGATTTCCGTGGCAAACCGGCCGATTTCATTGCCGTCCCTGTCCAACAGGATTGAGGGGCGCTCCAGCTCCCGGCCCAAATCAATACTCTGATAGGTATATATGAAGTAAATAGTGCCTGCGGCAACAAAGACCGCCAGCATAAGTGCTGCGACTGTGAAAGCCCTTTTAAGCAAGCGTTTGTTTACTGCCATTCAAGTCACTCCAAGGCTAAGTTTATATGTAGTATTCCAATGTTTGGGCAAAGATATAAAAAGATGTTGGCTTAACAACCCCGATGTTATATAATTACAGCTGCTATTGATAATTTAATAGATTGAGGAGGACTTAGAATGTTACCAACCCCAAAGAAATTTAAAATCGTATCTGGCAGCGCCGAAGGCAAAACCCTTTTGAACGCCTTTGATAATGCGCTTTTGGCGGCAGGCATCGGCAATGTGAATTTACTTCGAGTGAGCAGTATTTTGCCCCCGGAAGCTCAGCTTGATTCAGGCTTATTTATTCCGCCCGGTTCATTAGTGCCCACAGCTTATGGCTATGTGATCAGCGAAAACCCGGGGGAGAAAATATGCGCTGCCGTTGGTATCGGATTTACTGCCGATACTTTCGGGGTGATTATGGAATATGCTGGCAAAGGCGATCGGGCCTTTGCTGAAGCCCAAATTCGCCATATGTTGGAGAATGCATTTGAGACCCGCAAACTGCCTTTGGTAGAGATGAAAATCGCCGCAAGTGAACATGCCGTCGACAAAACCGGATGCGCTTTTGCGGCGGTACCCCTTTGGTATTAGGAGGGTATCCGATGGAACTATGGTATACCGAAGAACAAACGTCGCAAATTAGGTTATCATGCAAAATCAAAGAGACCCTGTACACTGCCCGCACTCAGTTTCAGGAGCTGGCAGTAATTGATACGGAGCCCTTTGGGCGCATGCTTGTTTTGGACGGCATGGTTCAGACTTGTTTAGCCGATGAATTTGTTTACCATGAAATGATTGCCCATGTCCCGTTATTCGCCCATCCCGAGCCTAAGCAGGTCTTGGTAATTGGGGGCGGTGATGGCGGCGCCATCCGGGAGGTGCTCAAGCATACCCAAGTGGAGCGGGCTGTTTTGGCCGAGATTGATGGCGAAGTAATTGAGAGCACCAGGCGTTTTTTGCCTGAAATCGCCGGCGCCTTGGATGATCACCGGGTAGATATTCAGGTGGTGGACGGAATCAGTTACCTCAAGCAGCGTCACAACGAGTTTGACTGTA includes:
- a CDS encoding DEAD/DEAH box helicase, whose translation is MELLPEIKKEIQQEIAAANGNEVFLAGRLGTNGVERVQVLARGNKISVPAIAGKLAPGMLVIHNHPSGELTPSQADIEVAARFGRDGVGFAIIDNQASKIYVVVEPHLPEITEPVTHSEIDAVLGNQGSIATRLAGFQTRPQQLAMARTIGDALNEGAHALVEAATGTGKSLAYLVPALLWANANNKRVVVSTNTINLQEQLIEKDIPLLQKAIPEIKAVLVKGRGNYLCLRKFLEVIREGGALVDDRDSADLQNLVPWADSTQDGSRSDLNFTPRSNLWELICSDGDTCLRIQCSEFNRCFFHRARRQALDADLLVANHHLLFADISLRAQGVDIGVMPAYDCIILDEAHNVEAVATTWFGARVTGPGITRQLSRLYASKGNKIRGLLPLLERKMLAADVHKDSPVFSRLQQLPGNIVRVRESIAHLFSLALQMVDSRQRGEGKLRLTATETGGQEWQRVAGQARLALQNLNLLIKELTSLLNGVEDLGPSKLEDFLSQAVELGSIIKRLTTANANLSELIFEPDAERVRWLEAYTAGRERRAAFVDAPLSVAKGLEAEVWRRLRTTVLTSATLAVDGDFSYIRQRLGLESWDGVKELVCASPFDYRNQVLLGVPSDVPAPDEKEFASFISRAIEQSLLTTQGRALVLFTSFSLLRKTAEAIGPAMSAAQINLLCQGELPRGQLLSMFRSDVHSALLATASFWEGVDVIGESLSSLIITRLPFTVPDEPVTQARVEKLAAEGKNPFYQFQVPQAVLRFKQGFGRLIRSNSDRGVVLLLDNRIHSKRYGRQFLKSLPPCPQIYLPLSEVLLRQKEFLEPNSNPQ
- a CDS encoding arginine decarboxylase, pyruvoyl-dependent encodes the protein MLPTPKKFKIVSGSAEGKTLLNAFDNALLAAGIGNVNLLRVSSILPPEAQLDSGLFIPPGSLVPTAYGYVISENPGEKICAAVGIGFTADTFGVIMEYAGKGDRAFAEAQIRHMLENAFETRKLPLVEMKIAASEHAVDKTGCAFAAVPLWY
- the speE gene encoding polyamine aminopropyltransferase, producing the protein MELWYTEEQTSQIRLSCKIKETLYTARTQFQELAVIDTEPFGRMLVLDGMVQTCLADEFVYHEMIAHVPLFAHPEPKQVLVIGGGDGGAIREVLKHTQVERAVLAEIDGEVIESTRRFLPEIAGALDDHRVDIQVVDGISYLKQRHNEFDCILVDSTEPVGPAIGLFSQDFYQSVFDALKPDGLMVAQTESPFYNQDILLRAATGMRSVFGQAATYLASIPTYPSGLWSFTMASKKYQPGCLMRQPAPDLAVKYYTPELHKASFELPLFVRELLGKQ